A window from Acropora palmata chromosome 14, jaAcrPala1.3, whole genome shotgun sequence encodes these proteins:
- the LOC141865711 gene encoding fizzy-related protein homolog, producing MDPEYGRRLLRQQNGRSPLNNSPCLTGGRHFSPVSSPSRDKYGDRFIPSRTSPAWHLNFNLVQENSEPMKNGGVTRDASVDSKEGMAYQCLLRNELLGAEIEDLKDVPQEERRALFSNSNHVHSIFQYQVKRSKQDDTESVASYSLSPIGKKSQRLLRSPRKSTRKISKIPFKVLDAPELQDDFYLNLVDWSGQNILSVGLGTCVYLWSACTSQVTKLCDLAADGDSVTSVSWSERSGLVAVGTHKGLVQIWDAGAQKRVSTIEGHTARVGALAWNGDMLSSGSRDRLILQRDVRTPNPVERRLIGHRQEVCGLKWSPDHQHLASGGNDNKLLVWNLSNLSPEQQYGEHSAAVKAIAWSPHQHGLLSSGGGTADRCIRFWNTLTGQPLQCVDTGSQVCNLAWSKHSNELVSTHGYSQNQILVWKYPSLTQVAKLTGHSFRVLYLAVSPDGEAIVTGAGDETLRFWNVFNKARSHKESKSELNLFSRIR from the exons ATGGATCCAGAATATGGAAGAAGACTTCTTCGCCAACAAAATGGACGAAGTCCCTTAAATAATTCT CCCTGTCTGACTGGAGGAAGACATTTTAGTCCTGTAAGTTCCCCAAGTAGAGATAAATACGGAGACAG GTTTATTCCAAGTCGAACCAGTCCAGCATGGCATCTTAATTTTAATCTTGTTCAG GAAAATAGTGAGCCAATGAAGAATGGAGGAGTAACCCG ggatGCCAGTGTGGACTCTAAAG agGGTATGGCTTATCAGTGCCTTTTAAGGAATGAGTTGCTTGGTGCTGAAATTGAAGATCTCAAG GATGTTCCACAGGAGGAAAGAAGAGCATTGTTCAGCAACAGTAACCATGTACATAGTATATTCCAG TATCAGGTGAAGCGAAGTAAACAGGATGACACTGAATCAGTTGCCTCTTATTCTCTTTCACCTATTGGGAAAAAAAG ccAAAGACTTTTACGGTCACCGAGAAAG TCAACgaggaaaatttcaaagatacCATTTAAAGTTTTAGATGCCCCTGAATTACAG GATGACTTTTATCTTAATCTTGTGGACTGGTCAGGGCAAAATATTTTGAGCGTTGGCTTAGGAACATGTGTTTATCTCTGGAGTGCATGTACAAGTCAG GTTACAAAACTTTGTGATCTGGCAGCAGACGGGGATTCAGTAACATCAGTGTCATGGTCAGAAAGA AGTGGCCTTGTAGCTGTAGGTACTCATAAGGGTCTTGTTCAAATATGGGATGCTGGTGCACAGAAAAGGGTGTCCACAATAGAAGGACATACTGCTCGAGTAG gAGCTCTGGCATGGAATGGGGACATGCTGTCATCTGGTAGTAGAGATCGGCTCATTCTTCAACGTGATGTTAGAACGCCTAATCCAGTGGAGAGAAGATTAATTGGCCACAGGCAAGAG GTGTGTGGACTTAAGTGGTCCCCAGATCATCAGCATCTTGCATCAGGAGGCAATGATAACAAGCTGTTAGTGTGGAacctttcaaatttatccCCTGAGCAACAGTACGGTGAACACTCGGCAGCTGTGAAAGCTATTGCTTGGTCTCCTCATCAG CATGGCTTGCTCTCTTCTGGGGGAGGAACCGCTGACAGGTGTATTCGATTCTGGAATACATTAACTGGACAGCCTCTCCAATGTGTAGACACAGGATCACAG gttTGCAACTTGGCGTGGTCAAAGCATTCTAACGAGCTG GTTAGTACACACGGCTATTCGCAGAACCAGATCTTGGTTTGGAAATATCCATCGTTGACTCAAGTGGCCAAATTGACTGGACACTCGTTTCGCGTCTTGTACTTG GCCGTATCACCTGATGGGGAAGCCATTGTCACCGGTGCTGGAGATGAGACGCTAAGATTCTGGAATGTTTTCAACAAAGCTCGCTCCCACAAg GAATCAAAATCCGAGCTAAACCTTTTTTCCAGAATAAGATAA